The Bacteroidota bacterium genomic interval GAAGCGCAGAAGCGGAAGATCCCGGTCATCCGGCGCGCGGAGATGCTCGCCGAAGTGATGCGCCTCAAGTACGGAATCGGCATTGCCGGTACGCACGGCAAGACGACCACGACGTCGATGGTGAGCCTGATTCTGATGGAGGGGGGCCTCGACCCCACGGTCGTGGTCGGCGGGAAGCTGAGCGGCCTCGGCGGAACGAACGCCCGGCTCGGCCACGGCGAGTTCATCGTGGTGGAGGCGGACGAGTTCGACCGGTCGTTTCTCTCGATCACGCCGACGATCGCGGTCCTCACGACGCTTGAAACGGACCATCTGGATTGTTATCGGGACCTCGAGGATATCAAGGGCGCGTTCATCCAGTTCGCGAACAAGGTTCCTTTTTACGGGTTCATTGTGCTCTGTTCCGACGAGCCCGCGCTGCAGGATATCATGCCGCGCCTCAACAGGAAAAAGACGGTCACCTACGGGATCAATCCGCAGGCCGACGTGCAGGCGCTGGACCTCCGGTTCAAAGACAATACCTCCACGTTCACGGTGATGAGGGAGAAGCGGGAGCTCGGGCAGGTCACTCTGCAGATTCCGGGCAGGCATAACGTGCAGAACGCGCTCGCGGCGATCGCCGTCGGGCTGGAAGTGGGCGTCCCGTTCGAGCGGGCGAAGGAGGGGATAGAAAAGTTTACGGGCGTCTACCGCCGGTGGGAGAAAAAGGGGGAAGTCAACGGTATTTCCGTCTACGACGACTACGCCCATCACCCGACGGAGTGCCGGGCGACGCTCTCGGGAGTGAAGGCGGGCTGGCGGCGCCGGGTCGTGTGCGTGTTTCAGCCGCACCTCTACTCGCGAACGCGGGATTTTTACGAGGAGTTTGCGAAGTCGTTCCTCCTCTCCGACGTGCTCGTGGTGACCGATGTCTATCCGGCGCGCGAAGAGCCGATCCAGGGAATAACCGGAGAGTTGATCGCAAACGCCGCAAAAGAGTACGGGCACAAGGAAGTGTTCTACCTCGCCGACAAGGCGGCCGTTCCGGGGCTTCTCGGGAAGATCACGAAACGGGACGACATCGTGATCACGATGGGCGCGGGAGACATCTGGAAATACGGGGAGGAATTTCTCAAACAATTGAAGAAGAAGAAACCGGGTTCCTGACGTGATCACAATCGACGACATACGAAAGCATTTCCGCGGGCAGATCCGGCTCGGCGAACCGCTCAGCAAGTACACGTCGTGGCGCGTGGGCGGGCCTGCGGACTACTACCTCGAGCCGGCGGACAAGGAAGACGTCGCCTCGATCGCCGCGTTCCTCGAACAGGAGAACATCCCGGTGCTCGTGCTCGGCAAGGGGAGCAATATGCTCGTGAGCGACAAGGGGGTCCGTGGCGCGGTGATGAACCTCGAACACGGGCTTTCCGGGATGCGCTCTGAAAACGGAATCGTCTTCGTGGATGCGGGAGTCACGATGGTCCGGTTCGTCGATTTTTGCATCCAGCAGGGTTTCCAGGGAGTCGAAATGCTCCCCGGGATACCCGGCACGGTCGGAGGCGGTGTCATGATGAATGCGGGCGCCTACGGCGGCGAGATTTCCGATTACCTTGTCGACGTCGAAGTCCTCCGCAACGGTGAGATCATCCGGGTCGCGAAGGCGGACGCGGGCTTCTCGTACCGCCGCTCCGGATTCGCAGAGGACATCATTCTCGGGGCTTCGTTCAAACTCCCCCAGGGGGACAGGACGGAGACCGCGAACAGGCGGAAAGAGCTCCTCATGAAACGGAACCGGGCTCAGCCGGTGAATTTTCCGAACTCGGGGAGCATGTTCAAAAACCCGCCGGGAAAATTCGCCGCGAAGCTGATCGACGAGGCGGGCATGAAGGGAATGAAACGAGGGGACGCCCAGGTTTCGGAGCGGCATGCGAACTTTGTCGTCAACCTCGGGAACGCGACCGCCAACGATATTCTGGAGCTGATCGAAGTGATCCGGAGGACCGTGCAGGAGAAATTCGGGGTCTCGCTGGAGCTTGAAGTCAAGCTCGTCGGGTTTCCCAACGAAGTCTACCGGGAGGTCAACTCATGAGCGCGCAGGTTCAAGTGCAGGAGCGCGACGCCATGCCCCGGAACCGCTGGGGGTTGTGGCTGCTGGTGCCTCTGGTCGCGTGCACGATCGCGATTTTCGTCTTCTCGCACGAGTGGAAGAAATCGCTGAAGCTCCGGCATGTCGAAGTGGAAGGGTTGCACGCGCTCAGCGTCCAGGAAATAACCTCGCTGAGCCGCGTGCCGATGAACACGCCGCTCTTCGATGTGGATCTGGCCGCGGCCCAGCAGAGGATCGCGGCGAATCCGTTCGTCAAGGTCGCGAGCGTCACCCGGCAATACCCGGACCTCCTGCGGATCTCGATTCAGGAGCGGGAACCGATTGCGACGGTGAACGGGGGCCAGGTCTGGTATATCGACGCCTCGGGCGTGCTGATGCCGTTCCGGCAATCGGCCCTGAAGCTCGATCTTCCGATCATCAGCGGGGTGAGCGGGGTGCAAAATGCCAAAGGGGGAGAGGTGGTCGCCGACAAGGAGATTGCCGAGGCCCTCGAGATCCTCCACGAGGCGCGGGCGATCGATTCGAGCCTCTATCACTTCATTTCGGAAATAAACATGAACCACGGGGGAGACATTACGCTCTTTTCGGTCGATGCGGGCGCCCCGATCATCTTCGGCCGCGGCGACGCGTTGCGAAAGCTCTATCTCCTTCAAACGTTCTGGCAGAACGTCGTGAAAGTGCAGGGGCCCGAGAAATTGCAGTCGATCGATCTCCGGTTCGACGACCAGGTGGTCGCAAAGTGGAACCAGCAAACGGACAAACCGGCAACGAAAGCTTCGCTATGACGCGAATCGAACCATCCACCGCAAGGCGAATGAGGGAAGGAACTCGGGAATGGATAACGAAATAATTGTCGGGCTCGATATCGGAACAACGAAGGTCTGCAGCGTCGTCGCTTCGGCGGATGAAGGCGGCCGTTTCAACGTTCTCGGCGTGGGGAGGAGCCCTTCCGACGGGCTGACGCGCGGCGTGGTGACAAACATCGACAAGACCGTCCGTTCGATCCAGAGCGCGGTCGCCGAAGCGGAGTCTCGGTCGGGGAT includes:
- the murB gene encoding UDP-N-acetylmuramate dehydrogenase, whose amino-acid sequence is MITIDDIRKHFRGQIRLGEPLSKYTSWRVGGPADYYLEPADKEDVASIAAFLEQENIPVLVLGKGSNMLVSDKGVRGAVMNLEHGLSGMRSENGIVFVDAGVTMVRFVDFCIQQGFQGVEMLPGIPGTVGGGVMMNAGAYGGEISDYLVDVEVLRNGEIIRVAKADAGFSYRRSGFAEDIILGASFKLPQGDRTETANRRKELLMKRNRAQPVNFPNSGSMFKNPPGKFAAKLIDEAGMKGMKRGDAQVSERHANFVVNLGNATANDILELIEVIRRTVQEKFGVSLELEVKLVGFPNEVYREVNS
- the murC gene encoding UDP-N-acetylmuramate--L-alanine ligase, whose amino-acid sequence is MFSSIKKIHFVGVGGIGMSGIAEILLDQGFKISGSDRATGEVTDRLQTLGAEIFEGHKAQNVGPDVDALVYSSAISHDNPELVEAQKRKIPVIRRAEMLAEVMRLKYGIGIAGTHGKTTTTSMVSLILMEGGLDPTVVVGGKLSGLGGTNARLGHGEFIVVEADEFDRSFLSITPTIAVLTTLETDHLDCYRDLEDIKGAFIQFANKVPFYGFIVLCSDEPALQDIMPRLNRKKTVTYGINPQADVQALDLRFKDNTSTFTVMREKRELGQVTLQIPGRHNVQNALAAIAVGLEVGVPFERAKEGIEKFTGVYRRWEKKGEVNGISVYDDYAHHPTECRATLSGVKAGWRRRVVCVFQPHLYSRTRDFYEEFAKSFLLSDVLVVTDVYPAREEPIQGITGELIANAAKEYGHKEVFYLADKAAVPGLLGKITKRDDIVITMGAGDIWKYGEEFLKQLKKKKPGS
- a CDS encoding FtsQ-type POTRA domain-containing protein, whose translation is MSAQVQVQERDAMPRNRWGLWLLVPLVACTIAIFVFSHEWKKSLKLRHVEVEGLHALSVQEITSLSRVPMNTPLFDVDLAAAQQRIAANPFVKVASVTRQYPDLLRISIQEREPIATVNGGQVWYIDASGVLMPFRQSALKLDLPIISGVSGVQNAKGGEVVADKEIAEALEILHEARAIDSSLYHFISEINMNHGGDITLFSVDAGAPIIFGRGDALRKLYLLQTFWQNVVKVQGPEKLQSIDLRFDDQVVAKWNQQTDKPATKASL